From Selenomonas ruminantium AC2024, a single genomic window includes:
- a CDS encoding amino acid ABC transporter ATP-binding/permease protein: MLRKIFSLLHPGEICLLLSLSLFALLANLGLLGSAAWLISSASLLPPLYALTLGITAVRALGIGRALLRYGERYFTHKTAFAVLGSLRLRLYDVINAQANIPQAGHTQGTILNDLLTKADILRDFLLRGLISPVAICLATLLTTALLMPLLSYYVLVLPVLCLCHCLSLWLSPSNAEHSSHYRSQLLDFAQGSHEMQMAGSLDIAARKLDHSATRWQKQLLSDNRQSDRIDLLLSLLRFTSFVFLFTLLIAKVNQNLLSGNTMSLWVLVLLALFNELSALPSALRQFRQAQAAADWLQEKPLTAERTLTAASTAADLLTVSALTFSYPQSLPIFSGLTFSVAPGCHTAIIGDSGSGKTTLAYLLAGLWQPTAGSIHYADSSLPPVCAIPQGSFLFSGSIRENFLRLHPGIHEDDMHKALQCAQLNTVISQLPQGIDTPLGENACFLSGGERNRLASALILASSAPILLFDEPTAGLDKSTADQLLTAIIDKSNLTSQTVLLITHDLPQLHRFEQVIRLGP, translated from the coding sequence ATGCTAAGGAAAATCTTTTCTCTTCTCCATCCCGGCGAAATCTGCCTGCTGCTCAGTCTGAGTCTCTTTGCCTTGCTCGCCAATCTCGGCCTCTTAGGCTCTGCCGCCTGGCTGATTAGCTCCGCCTCACTCCTGCCGCCCCTTTATGCGCTGACCTTGGGCATCACCGCTGTCCGGGCGCTGGGCATTGGCCGTGCTTTGCTCCGTTATGGCGAGCGTTACTTCACCCACAAAACAGCCTTTGCTGTTCTGGGCAGCCTGCGGCTGCGTCTCTACGATGTGATAAATGCACAGGCAAACATCCCGCAAGCTGGCCACACGCAGGGAACCATCCTCAACGACCTGCTGACAAAAGCGGATATCCTGCGGGACTTTCTGCTGCGGGGGCTGATTTCTCCCGTGGCCATCTGTCTTGCGACATTGCTCACCACGGCGCTGCTCATGCCCCTGCTCTCCTATTATGTCCTTGTACTGCCTGTACTCTGCCTTTGCCACTGCCTTTCTCTTTGGCTGTCTCCATCAAATGCAGAACACAGCAGCCATTACCGCAGCCAGCTATTGGATTTCGCGCAGGGCAGCCATGAAATGCAAATGGCTGGCAGTTTGGATATTGCCGCCCGCAAACTCGACCATTCTGCCACCCGCTGGCAGAAGCAGCTGCTAAGCGATAACCGCCAAAGCGACAGAATCGACCTGCTGCTCAGCCTGTTGCGCTTTACAAGCTTTGTCTTTCTCTTTACCCTGCTGATTGCAAAGGTAAATCAAAATCTTTTAAGCGGCAACACCATGTCACTCTGGGTGTTGGTCCTGCTGGCCCTCTTTAATGAGTTATCAGCACTTCCCTCCGCCCTGCGGCAGTTTCGTCAGGCTCAGGCCGCCGCAGACTGGCTGCAAGAAAAACCTTTAACCGCAGAAAGAACCTTAACTGCAGCATCAACGGCTGCTGACCTGCTGACCGTTTCAGCGCTGACCTTTAGCTATCCACAAAGCCTGCCAATTTTCTCCGGCCTGACTTTTTCCGTGGCCCCCGGCTGTCATACCGCCATCATCGGTGACAGCGGCAGCGGCAAGACCACCTTGGCTTATCTGCTGGCCGGACTCTGGCAGCCCACGGCGGGAAGTATTCACTATGCGGACAGTTCTCTGCCGCCAGTCTGTGCCATTCCACAGGGCAGCTTTCTCTTCTCCGGCTCCATCCGGGAAAACTTCCTGCGGCTGCATCCCGGCATCCATGAAGATGATATGCATAAGGCTTTGCAGTGTGCGCAATTAAACACCGTCATAAGCCAGCTTCCCCAAGGCATCGACACCCCATTAGGGGAAAATGCCTGCTTCCTGTCCGGCGGCGAGCGCAACCGCTTAGCAAGCGCCTTGATTCTGGCCAGCTCCGCCCCCATCCTGCTCTTTGACGAGCCTACCGCCGGACTTGACAAGTCAACGGCCGACCAGTTGCTGACCGCCATAATTGACAAGTCAAATTTGACAAGTCAAACCGTCCTCCTCATCACCCATGACCTGCCCCAGCTGCACCGTTTCGAGCAGGTCATCCGCCTTGGCCCATAA